One region of Variovorax sp. J2L1-78 genomic DNA includes:
- the ltnD gene encoding L-threonate dehydrogenase has product MNTVGLIGLGAMGAGIAHTLRSHGYEVHVCDVRPGVADAFVTQGGVAHANPADVAAACAVVVSVVVNAAQTEAVLFGEHGAAAAMKPGSTFVMCSTVDPNWSVALEQRLNDAGIHYIDAPISGGAAKAASGQMTVMSAAKPEAYAAAGAVLDAMAGKVYRLGDSAGAGSKVKIINQLLAGVHIAAAAEAMALGLREGVDAAALYEVITNSAGNSWMFENRMAHVLAADYTPLSAVDIFVKDLGLVLDTARASKFPLPLASTAHQMFMQASTTGFAKEDDSAVIKIFPGIELPKGKTA; this is encoded by the coding sequence ATGAACACAGTGGGATTGATCGGCCTCGGGGCCATGGGCGCCGGCATCGCGCACACGCTGCGCAGCCACGGGTACGAAGTGCACGTCTGCGATGTGCGGCCGGGCGTGGCCGACGCCTTCGTCACGCAGGGCGGCGTGGCGCACGCCAACCCGGCCGACGTCGCTGCTGCCTGCGCGGTGGTCGTGAGCGTGGTGGTCAACGCGGCGCAGACCGAAGCCGTACTCTTCGGCGAGCACGGCGCCGCCGCCGCGATGAAGCCGGGCAGCACCTTCGTGATGTGCTCGACGGTCGACCCGAACTGGTCGGTCGCGCTCGAGCAGCGGCTGAACGACGCCGGCATCCATTACATCGACGCGCCGATCTCCGGCGGCGCCGCCAAGGCGGCCAGCGGCCAGATGACCGTGATGTCGGCCGCCAAACCCGAGGCCTATGCAGCGGCCGGCGCGGTGCTCGATGCGATGGCGGGCAAGGTGTACCGGCTGGGCGACAGCGCGGGCGCGGGCAGCAAGGTGAAGATCATCAACCAGCTGCTGGCCGGCGTGCACATCGCCGCCGCGGCCGAGGCGATGGCACTCGGCTTGCGCGAGGGCGTCGACGCGGCGGCGCTGTACGAGGTGATCACGAACAGTGCCGGCAACAGCTGGATGTTCGAGAACCGCATGGCGCACGTGCTGGCGGCCGACTACACGCCGCTGTCGGCCGTCGACATCTTCGTGAAGGACCTGGGCCTGGTGCTCGACACCGCGCGCGCCAGCAAGTTTCCGCTGCCGCTGGCCTCGACCGCGCACCAGATGTTCATGCAGGCCTCGACCACCGGCTTCGCGAAGGAAGACGACAGCGCGGTGATCAAGATCTTCCCGGGCATCGAGCTGCCGAAAGGCAAGACAGCATGA
- a CDS encoding tannase/feruloyl esterase family alpha/beta hydrolase: MSHAVFRPAFIPLSLLAALALQACGGGGGSGSTTTAPVAAVPLSVEAFTAACVALNGVAVDGGAVTEATYTPASTGDVTAASVPQHCLVRGAMNKRTGIDGKPYALRFELRLPRTWNSRFYYQGGSGVDGTLFTAVGTYGGGGTTRNALLDGFAVVTTDSGHVAEVGPANGSFLFGADPQARYEYGDQQIQPVTGAAKSVIGRMYGTPPAKSYFFGCSNGGRQAMIAAQRYPELFDGIIAAAPGFRLTQASIQGAPYQAQIAAAVAPLGADGRPDITKTLSPDEQAVVRSRILGACDALDGAVDGMVSKMSACLPDPLTWACSAGNTTNCLSTAKADYVKKLFDGAKTSSGEQIYAPWPFDPGMAAQTSNPFLTIFAGEASHIYTTPPTITTDLVGYSLTANIDLEYAKLSATNTTFVRSGNSFTNAESPNMDAFRARNGKLMIYNGSADLAFSIRDVETYYKSVQGRYGAEQTANFARAFFIPGMAHCSGGSYGTDQFDAMTAMVDWVEKGTAPDVMISTARAAAGVAWPGRTRPICAYPKEAIYKGSGSIEDAANFSCQ, from the coding sequence ATGTCCCACGCTGTCTTTCGCCCTGCGTTCATTCCTCTTTCTCTCCTTGCCGCGCTGGCCCTGCAAGCTTGCGGCGGCGGTGGCGGATCGGGCTCGACGACTACCGCACCGGTGGCGGCCGTCCCGCTGAGCGTCGAAGCATTCACCGCGGCCTGCGTCGCGCTCAACGGCGTGGCGGTCGACGGCGGTGCCGTGACGGAGGCCACGTACACCCCGGCCTCGACCGGCGATGTCACCGCCGCCTCAGTGCCACAGCACTGCCTGGTCCGTGGCGCAATGAACAAGCGCACCGGCATCGACGGCAAGCCCTACGCGTTGCGCTTCGAACTGCGTCTGCCGCGCACCTGGAACAGCCGCTTCTACTACCAGGGCGGCTCGGGCGTGGACGGCACGCTGTTCACGGCGGTGGGTACCTACGGCGGTGGCGGCACGACGCGCAATGCCCTGCTCGACGGCTTCGCGGTGGTCACGACCGATTCCGGCCACGTCGCCGAAGTCGGCCCGGCCAATGGCAGCTTTCTTTTCGGTGCCGACCCGCAGGCCCGTTACGAATATGGGGACCAGCAGATCCAGCCCGTCACCGGCGCGGCCAAGTCCGTGATCGGCCGGATGTACGGTACGCCACCCGCCAAGTCCTATTTCTTCGGCTGCTCCAACGGGGGCCGGCAGGCGATGATCGCCGCACAGCGCTATCCGGAACTCTTCGACGGCATCATCGCCGCCGCCCCGGGCTTCCGCCTGACGCAGGCATCCATCCAGGGCGCGCCGTACCAGGCGCAGATCGCGGCCGCGGTCGCACCGCTGGGTGCCGATGGCCGGCCCGACATCACCAAGACGCTGAGCCCCGACGAGCAGGCCGTCGTGCGCAGCCGGATCCTCGGCGCCTGCGACGCGCTCGACGGCGCCGTCGACGGCATGGTCAGCAAGATGAGTGCGTGCCTCCCGGATCCGCTCACCTGGGCCTGCAGCGCCGGCAACACCACCAATTGCCTGTCGACGGCGAAGGCCGACTACGTGAAGAAGTTGTTCGACGGCGCGAAGACCAGCAGCGGCGAGCAAATCTACGCGCCCTGGCCTTTCGATCCGGGCATGGCCGCGCAGACGAGCAACCCCTTCCTCACCATCTTCGCGGGCGAAGCGTCGCACATCTACACCACCCCGCCGACCATCACCACCGACCTGGTGGGCTATTCGCTCACGGCCAACATCGATCTGGAATACGCCAAGCTGTCGGCCACCAACACGACCTTCGTGCGCTCGGGGAATTCGTTCACCAACGCCGAGTCGCCGAACATGGACGCCTTCCGCGCCCGCAACGGCAAGCTCATGATCTACAACGGGTCGGCCGACCTGGCCTTCTCGATCCGCGACGTCGAGACGTACTACAAGTCGGTTCAGGGCCGTTACGGCGCCGAGCAGACCGCGAACTTCGCACGGGCCTTCTTCATTCCCGGCATGGCGCATTGCAGCGGCGGCTCGTACGGTACCGACCAGTTCGACGCCATGACGGCCATGGTCGACTGGGTCGAGAAGGGCACGGCTCCCGACGTCATGATCTCCACCGCCCGCGCCGCCGCCGGCGTGGCCTGGCCGGGCCGTACCCGCCCGATCTGCGCCTATCCGAAGGAGGCGATCTACAAGGGCTCGGGCAGCATCGAGGACGCGGCGAACTTCAGCTGCCAGTAG
- a CDS encoding MarR family winged helix-turn-helix transcriptional regulator: MTVLKDSPAEPPYDVTAQVGHLLRRAFQRHTALFQQEIPAGQLTAAQFAALCAARDLGACSLTDLMQKTAIDQATIRGIVERLANRALVSVEDDKSDGRKRLIALTPAGAALLETTVPLARQVTEQTFGELNVAERVALVFLLRKMCAME; this comes from the coding sequence TTGACTGTCCTGAAAGATTCTCCTGCCGAGCCCCCGTACGACGTGACCGCCCAGGTCGGCCATCTGCTGCGCCGGGCCTTCCAGCGCCACACGGCGCTCTTTCAGCAGGAAATACCGGCCGGCCAGCTGACGGCGGCGCAGTTCGCGGCGTTGTGCGCGGCGCGCGACCTGGGCGCCTGCTCGCTCACGGACCTGATGCAGAAGACGGCGATCGATCAGGCCACCATCCGCGGCATCGTCGAGCGGCTGGCCAACCGGGCGCTCGTCTCCGTCGAAGACGACAAGAGCGACGGCCGAAAACGGCTGATCGCCCTGACCCCGGCGGGCGCCGCCTTGCTCGAGACCACGGTGCCGTTGGCCCGCCAGGTCACCGAGCAGACCTTCGGCGAACTGAATGTCGCGGAGCGGGTGGCCCTGGTGTTCCTGCTGCGCAAGATGTGCGCGATGGAATAG
- the mdeB gene encoding alpha-ketoglutarate dehydrogenase encodes MNAPISASQMHALLSPAATDPDPQETAEWREAFDALVQAHGAERARQMLDELARVARDRRIGWQPELATPYVNTIGVDLQPAFPGDLAVEERLASLMRWNALAMVVRANQAYGELGGHIASYASAADLFEVGFNHFFHARNEAHRGDLVFFQPHSSPGVYARAFLEGRLSEDDLAHYRQELTAPAFTQGTGARGLSSYPHPYLMPDFWQFPTGSMGIGPISSIYHARFMRYLTDRQLIDCSGRKVWGVFGDGEMDEPESMSALTLAAREKLDNLVWVVNCNLQRLDGPVRGNGRIIDELEKLFAGAGWNVIKLVWGSDWDGLFARDTTGALARAFAHTVDGQMQTFAAKDGRFNRESFFGQDPELARLAQGMTDEQIDRLKRGGHDLVKIHAAYAAAAAHVGQPTVILAHTKKGYGMGAAGQGKMTTHSHKKFESADLIGFRNRFNLPLSDEQATSLAFYKPAEDSVEMRYLKQHRAALGGSMPRRETACDAVPKPELAAYAQFAVAAAGKEMSTTMAFVRMLGNLMKDQALGPRIVPIVADEARTFGMANLFKQVGIYSSVGQRYSPEDIDSILSYREATDGQILEEGISEAGAIASWTAAATSYSVHGLAMLPFYIYYSMFGFQRVGDAIWAAADQRARGFLLGATSGRTTLGGEGLQHQDGSSHLVAATIPNCKAWDPGFAGEMAVIVDAGIREMMLEQQDVFYYVTLMNENYAQPDVPVEAAADILRGGWRYEGWRDGSAKGGSPQVTLMGSGAILTEVVKAAQQLAAEGITAEVISVTSWSELARDGQACEARALNGEDAGPPFIAQQLAASSGPIVAATDYVRAVPESVRAFLPEGRRYLTLGTDGFGRSDTRAALRDFFGVDAASIVRAAKHALR; translated from the coding sequence ATGAACGCCCCGATCTCCGCCTCCCAGATGCACGCGCTGCTGAGCCCCGCAGCAACCGACCCGGATCCGCAGGAAACCGCGGAATGGCGCGAGGCCTTCGACGCGCTGGTGCAGGCGCACGGCGCCGAGCGCGCGCGGCAGATGCTCGACGAACTCGCCCGGGTCGCGCGCGATCGGCGCATCGGCTGGCAGCCCGAGCTGGCGACGCCGTACGTCAACACCATCGGCGTCGACCTGCAGCCCGCGTTCCCGGGCGATCTCGCCGTCGAGGAACGGCTCGCGTCGCTGATGCGCTGGAACGCGCTCGCGATGGTGGTGCGCGCCAACCAGGCGTATGGCGAACTCGGCGGCCATATCGCCAGCTACGCGAGCGCGGCGGATCTGTTCGAGGTCGGCTTCAACCACTTCTTCCATGCGCGGAATGAAGCGCATCGCGGCGACCTGGTCTTCTTCCAGCCGCACAGCTCGCCCGGTGTGTATGCCCGGGCCTTCCTCGAAGGGCGCCTGAGCGAAGACGACCTGGCGCACTACCGGCAGGAGTTGACCGCACCCGCCTTCACGCAAGGCACGGGCGCACGCGGCCTCTCGAGCTACCCACACCCGTACCTGATGCCGGACTTCTGGCAGTTCCCGACCGGCTCGATGGGCATCGGCCCCATCAGCTCGATCTACCACGCGCGCTTCATGCGCTATCTCACCGATCGGCAACTGATCGACTGCAGCGGCCGCAAGGTGTGGGGCGTGTTCGGCGACGGCGAGATGGACGAGCCCGAGTCGATGAGTGCGCTGACGCTCGCCGCACGCGAGAAGCTCGACAACCTGGTGTGGGTGGTCAACTGCAATCTGCAGCGCCTGGACGGGCCGGTGCGCGGCAACGGCCGCATCATCGACGAGCTGGAGAAGCTCTTCGCCGGCGCGGGCTGGAACGTCATCAAGCTGGTGTGGGGCAGCGACTGGGATGGCCTCTTCGCCCGCGACACCACCGGTGCGCTCGCGCGTGCCTTTGCGCACACGGTCGACGGCCAGATGCAGACCTTCGCGGCGAAGGACGGCCGCTTCAACCGCGAGTCTTTCTTCGGCCAGGACCCCGAGCTCGCGCGCCTTGCCCAGGGCATGACCGACGAGCAGATCGATCGCCTCAAGCGCGGCGGGCACGACCTGGTGAAGATCCACGCCGCCTATGCCGCGGCTGCCGCGCACGTCGGCCAGCCGACCGTCATCCTCGCCCACACCAAGAAGGGCTACGGCATGGGCGCGGCGGGCCAGGGCAAGATGACCACGCACTCGCACAAGAAGTTCGAGAGCGCGGACCTGATCGGCTTTCGCAACCGTTTCAACCTGCCGCTCTCCGACGAGCAGGCGACCTCGCTCGCGTTCTACAAGCCGGCCGAAGACAGCGTCGAGATGCGCTACCTGAAGCAGCATCGCGCGGCGCTCGGCGGCTCGATGCCGCGGCGCGAGACAGCCTGCGACGCGGTGCCCAAGCCCGAGCTCGCGGCCTACGCGCAGTTCGCCGTGGCGGCCGCCGGCAAGGAGATGAGCACGACCATGGCCTTCGTACGCATGCTCGGCAACCTGATGAAGGACCAGGCGCTGGGCCCGCGCATCGTGCCCATCGTGGCCGACGAGGCGCGCACTTTCGGCATGGCCAACCTGTTCAAGCAGGTCGGCATCTACTCGAGCGTGGGCCAGCGTTATTCGCCGGAAGACATCGACTCGATCCTCAGCTACCGAGAAGCGACCGACGGGCAGATCCTGGAAGAGGGCATCAGCGAAGCCGGCGCCATCGCCAGCTGGACGGCCGCGGCCACCAGCTACAGCGTGCACGGGCTGGCGATGCTGCCCTTCTACATCTACTACTCGATGTTCGGCTTCCAGCGCGTGGGTGACGCCATCTGGGCCGCCGCCGACCAGCGCGCACGCGGCTTCCTGCTCGGCGCCACCTCCGGCCGCACCACGCTCGGCGGCGAAGGGCTACAGCACCAGGACGGCAGCAGCCACCTGGTGGCCGCGACCATCCCGAACTGCAAGGCCTGGGACCCCGGCTTCGCCGGCGAGATGGCCGTGATCGTCGACGCGGGCATCCGCGAGATGATGCTCGAGCAGCAGGACGTCTTCTATTACGTCACGCTCATGAATGAAAACTACGCGCAGCCCGACGTCCCGGTCGAAGCCGCCGCGGACATCCTGCGCGGCGGCTGGCGCTACGAGGGCTGGCGCGATGGATCGGCGAAAGGCGGCTCGCCGCAGGTGACGCTCATGGGCTCGGGCGCCATCCTCACAGAGGTCGTCAAGGCCGCCCAGCAGCTCGCGGCCGAAGGCATCACCGCCGAGGTGATCAGCGTGACCAGCTGGAGCGAACTGGCGCGCGACGGCCAAGCCTGCGAGGCGCGTGCCCTGAACGGCGAAGACGCCGGCCCCCCCTTCATCGCGCAGCAGCTCGCGGCGTCCAGCGGCCCCATCGTCGCCGCCACCGACTACGTGCGCGCCGTGCCCGAGAGCGTGCGCGCCTTCCTGCCCGAAGGGCGGCGCTACCTCACGCTGGGCACCGACGGCTTCGGCCGCAGCGACACGCGCGCCGCGCTGCGCGACTTCTTCGGCGTGGATGCGGCGAGCATCGTGCGGGCGGCGAAGCACGCGCTGCGCTGA
- a CDS encoding Lrp/AsnC family transcriptional regulator, whose amino-acid sequence MKLDPIDLRILDELQRDGALSNVELARRVHLSPSPCLARVKALETAGVIDRYVALASASALGLGLNVFISISLKTQSKESLGDFERRIAEHDEVMECYLMTGDSDYLIRIAVADMAALEKFILEQLTPIPGIEKIRSSFALKQVRYKTALPLPRG is encoded by the coding sequence ATGAAACTCGACCCCATCGACCTGCGTATCCTGGATGAACTGCAGCGCGACGGCGCGCTGTCCAACGTCGAACTCGCGCGCCGCGTGCACCTGTCGCCCTCGCCCTGCCTGGCGCGGGTCAAGGCGCTGGAGACGGCCGGCGTGATCGACCGCTACGTCGCGCTGGCCAGCGCGAGCGCGCTGGGCCTGGGGCTGAACGTCTTCATCTCGATCAGCCTCAAGACGCAGAGCAAGGAGTCGCTGGGCGACTTCGAGCGGCGCATCGCCGAGCACGACGAGGTGATGGAGTGCTACCTGATGACCGGCGACAGCGACTACCTGATCCGCATCGCCGTGGCCGACATGGCGGCGCTGGAGAAGTTCATCCTCGAACAGCTCACGCCGATCCCCGGCATCGAGAAGATCCGATCGAGCTTCGCGCTCAAGCAGGTGCGCTACAAAACGGCGCTGCCGCTGCCCCGGGGATGA